The Helianthus annuus cultivar XRQ/B chromosome 16, HanXRQr2.0-SUNRISE, whole genome shotgun sequence genome includes a window with the following:
- the LOC118479333 gene encoding uncharacterized protein LOC118479333 — translation MKAYDFAYYLHLMKHILGITNLLSQALQRKDQDIVNAIQMVNATKQQLQTYRLEGFDSLLKDVASFCEKNEIEIVDMEDEYVNPKQKRKKTNITNRHYYEVENFNTVLDLQLQELDNRFSEVTTELLTCIGSLSPDDNFSAFNVQKILRLAEFYPFDFSYEERESLMIELGNYIIIMRKDGMFANVNGISNLAKRMVETKKHLRYTLVYRLLKLALILPVATASVERCFSSMKHVKTDLRNRMGDDYMKDCCICYIERDLLANVSADDVMDRFQKMKTRREQL, via the coding sequence ATGAAGGCATATGATTTTGCATATTATTTACATTTGATGAAGCACATTTTGGGGATTACTAATTTGTTGTCTCAAGCTCTTCAAAGAAAGGACCAAGATATAGTGAATGCAATTCAAATGGTTAATGCAACGAAGCAACAACTTCAAACATATAGACTTGAAGGATTTGATTCACTTTTGAAAGATGTGGCATCTTTTTGTGAAAAAAATGAGATTGAAATTGTTGACATGGAAGATGAATACGTTAATCCAAAACAGAAAAGAAAAAAGACTAACATCACCAATCGCCATTATTATGAGGTTGAAAATTTCAACACGGTGTTAGATTTGCAATTACAAGAGCTTGACAACCGTTTTAGTGAGGTAACCACCGAATTACTTACATGTATTGGTAGTTTGAGTCCGGATGATAACTTTAGTGCATTTAATGTTCAAAAGATTTTAAGGTTGGCCGAGTTTTATCCGTTTGATTTTAGTTATGAAGAAAGAGAATCTCTTATGATTGAGTTAGGCAACTACATTATTATTATGAGAAAAGATGGAATGTTTGCTAACGTGAATGGGATATCTAATCTTGCAAAGAGGATGGTGGAAACAAAGAAACATTTGAGGTATACGTTGGTCTATCGTTTATTGAAGTTGGCATTAATTCTACCGGTTGCAACGGCAAGTGTTGAGAGGTGTTTTTCGTCAATGAAACATGTGAAGACGGATTTGCGTAATCGAATGGGTGATGATTATATGAAGGACTGTTGCATTTGTTACATCGAAAGAGACCTTCTTGCCAATGTTTCGGCCGACGATGTAATGGATCGttttcaaaagatgaaaactcGTCGGGAACAACTCTAA
- the LOC110867091 gene encoding zinc finger MYM-type protein 1-like — MRHSNRLSKQLKDNQITYNDQKTLCITIPIQETLHLPPASLLRLRPPTAGSSFFPPLRRPIRLHWPNCLRNFVAYHLGQIMQESLKRKFHVSSSSSNNRMRIDLEDLPWDPAERKPILSYDVNQRDEIRRAYLNKGPCQPQGHVFPKRDIGGRMRQFNPDWFKEFGCWLEYSVKLDAVFCLVCYLFKESGQKDAFVTDGYNGWNKKDRLGIHVGVPFNLSQKHKIEYRIRLSTSVILAKALLNGALPFRGHDESESSSYKGHFLEFLKLLGELNESIGKVILGNAPGNNQMTSPKIQKDICNCFAQEVLKQIFEELADDVFSILVDESRDISKKEQMAVVLRYVDKHGVIKERFIGLVHVMETSALSLKSGIDDLFSRYNLSLARVRGQGYDGASNMAVISNNY, encoded by the exons ATGAG GCATTCTAATCGTCTTTCAAAGCAACTAAAAGATAATCAGATCACATACAACGACCAAAAGACGCTCTGTATTACCATCCCTATTCAAGAAACCCTCCACCTTCCTCCGGCCTCCCTCCTCCGCCTCCGGCCTCCCACCGCCGGCTCCTCCTTTTTCCCCCCTCTCCGCCGCCCTATCCGCCTCCACTG GCCAAATTGTTTAAGGAACTTCG TTGCTTATCATCTAGGCCAAATTATGCAAGAATCATTAAAAAGAAAGTTTCATGTCTCATCTTCTTCGAGTAATAATCGTATGAGAATTGATTTGGAAGACCTTCCATGGGATCCCGCCGAACGAAAACCAATATTGTCTTATGACGTTAACCAAAGAGATGAAATTAGACGGGCATATTTGAATAAAGGTCCATGTCAACCGCAAGGTCATGTTTTTCCAAAACGAGATATTGGTGGTAGAATGAGACAATTTAATCCCGATTGGTTTAAGGAATTTGGATGTTGGTTAGAATATAGTGTAAAATTGGATGCCGTATTTTGCTTGGTTTGCTACTTGTTCAAAGAAAGTGGTCAAAAAGATGCATTTGTGACCGACGGATACAATGGTTGGAATAAAAAAGATAGATTGGGTATTCATGTAGGTG TGCCTTTCAACCTAAGCCAAAAACACAAAATCGAGTATAGAATCCGATTAAGCACATCAGTTATTCTTGCTAAAGCTTTATTGAACGGTGCATTACCGTTTCGCGGTCATGATGAGTCTGAGAGTTCAAGTTATAAAGGACATTTCTTGGAATTTTTAAAACTATTGGGAGAGTTGAATGAGTCCATTGGTAAGGTTATATTAGGAAATGCTCCGGGGAATAACCAAATGACGTCTCCAAAAATTCAGAAAGATATTTGTAATTGCTTTGCACAAGAAGTGTTAAAACAGATTTTTGAAGAACTAGCTGATGATGTGTTTTCTATATTAGTTGATGAGTCTCGTGATATATCTAAAAAAGAACAAATGGCCGTCGTTTTGAGATATGTTGACAAGCATGGGGTTATTAAAGAGCGATTTATCGGCCTTGTTCATGTCATGGAAACATCAGCACTATCTCTGAAATCAGGCATTGATGATTTATTTTCTCGATATAATTTAAGTTTGGCAAGGGTTAGAGGTCAAGGATACGATGGTGCTAGCAATATGGCCG TTATATCCAACAATTATTGA
- the LOC110868982 gene encoding non-specific phospholipase C3 — MASPIKTIVILVQENRSFDHMLGWMKSINPEIDGVTGKESNLLSASNHESTRLFHTNKAGFIQPDPGHSFEATYEQIFGVEWSESARGLTPTMDGFAQQAEKVQEGLSEVVMSGFDPDSLPVYKELISEFAVCDRWFSSIPTLTQPNRLYVHSATSYGATTNDNKMMIEGYPQKTIFESVEDNGFSFGIYYQLPPSTLFYRNLRKLKYIDNFHQFDLHFKRHCKEGKLPNYVVVEQRYFGIKAIPGNDDHPSHDVSDGQMFVKEVYEALRSSPQWNEILFVVVYDEHGGFYDHVPTPHVGVPNPDGLVGPPPYNFQFDRLGVRVPAILVSPWIERGTVLHKPTGPYPTSEFEHSSIPATVKKIFGLKSHLTKRDEWAGTFEGVASRTTPRTDCPVTLPDPKKMRETDPDENEKLSEFQQELVQLGAVLNGDYKQDTFPNKLVENMTVTEGAKYLEDAYKKFCDDCEQAKRDGKDGSYIVCLEEPTTAETPNKVSKSFSQKCFSCLLCEN, encoded by the exons ATGGCATCCCCAATAAAAACAATTGTGATCCTTGTTCAAGAAAACCGATCATTTGATCACATGTTAGGATGGATGAAATCCATCAACCCCGAGATTGACGGCGTTACCGGAAAAGAATCCAACCTTTTGTCGGCCAGTAACCACGAGTCGACACGCCTGTTCCACACCAACAAGGCCGGGTTCATCCAACCCGACCCTGGTCACTCTTTTGAAGCCACTTATGAACAAATCTTTGGTGTAGAATGGTCCGAGTCGGCTCGTGGTCTAACCCCCACAATGGATGGTTTCGCCCAACAAGCCGAAAAGGTCCAAGAAGGCTTGTCCGAGGTGGTCATGAGCGGGTTCGATCCGGATTCTTtacccgtttacaaagagttgaTCTCGGAGTTTGCTGTTTGTGATAGGTGGTTTTCTTCTATTCCCACTTTGACCCAACCCAACAG ATTGTATGTTCACTCTGCGACTTCATATGGTGCAACAACGAATGATAACAAGATGATGATAGAAGGGTACCCTCAGAAGACTATATTTGAGTCGGTGGAAGATAATGGTTTTTCTTTCGGAATTTACTATCAGTTACCTCCGTCAACTCTTTTCTACAG AAACCTACGAAAACTGAAGTACATAGACAACTTCCACCAATTCGATCTACACTTCAAACGACATTGCAAGGAAGGGAAACTACCAAACTACGTTGTTGTCGAACAAAGATATTTTGGGATCAAAGCTATACCGGGAAACGATGATCACCCTTCGCATGATGTGTCTGATGGTCAAATGTTTGTGAAAGAAGTTTATGAAGCATTAAGATCAAGCCCACAATGGAATGAAATATTGTTTGTAGTTGTGTATGATGAGCATGGTGGTTTTTATGATCATGTCCCGACACCTCATGTCGGTGTTCCGAATCCGGATGGTCTTGTTGGTCCTCCGCCTTATAATTTTCAGTTTGATCGACTCGGTGTTAGGGTTCCGGCTATCCTTGTTTCACCATGGATCGAACGTGGGACCG TGTTGCATAAGCCAACGGGGCCATACCCTACATCAGAGTTTGAACACTCATCCATTCCTGCAACTGTTAAGaagatttttggactaaaatcACATTTAACAAAACGAGACGAGTGGGCCGGCACATTCGAAGGTGTCGCAAGCAGAACTACACCAAGAACTGATTGTCCAG TTACTTTGCCAGACCCCAAGAAAATGAGAGAGACTGATCCAGATGAGAATGAAAAACTGAGTGAGTTTCAACAAGAGTTGGTTCAACTAGGTGCGGTCTTGAACGGAGACTATAAACAGGACACATTCCCTAACAAACTAGTCGAGAATATGACTGTAACCGAAGGTGCGAAATACTTGGAAGACGCGTACAAGAAGTTCTGTGATGATTGTGAACAAGCCAAGAGGGATGGCAAAGATGGGTCTTACATAGTTTGTTTAGAGGAACCAACTACAGCTGAAACTCCAAACAAAGTGTCaaaatcattttcacaaaaatgcTTTTCTTGTTTACTTTGTGAAAATTAA